Proteins from a genomic interval of Ralstonia wenshanensis:
- a CDS encoding branched-chain amino acid ABC transporter permease — protein MEIFGVPLPAMLSQLLLGLVNGSFYAMLSLGLAVIFGLLNVINFAHGALFMLGAVLTWMGFSYLGVPYWAMLVLSPLAIGLLGVVIERTLLRFIYKLDHLYGLLLTLGVTLVIEGVFRAIYGVSGLPYDTPELLQGATDLGFMMLPNYRAWVVVASLAVCFATWFMIEKTKLGAYLRAGTENPKLVEAFGVNVPLMVTLTYGFGVALAAFAGVLAAPVIQISPLMGQSMIITVFAVVVIGGMGSILGSIITGLGLGVIEGLTKVFYPQASATVVFVIMVLVLLVRPAGLFGKEK, from the coding sequence ATGGAAATCTTCGGCGTTCCGCTACCGGCCATGCTCAGCCAATTGTTGCTGGGTCTGGTCAACGGTTCCTTCTATGCGATGTTGAGCCTCGGCCTTGCGGTCATCTTCGGGCTGCTCAACGTCATCAATTTTGCGCACGGCGCGCTGTTCATGCTGGGCGCGGTGCTCACGTGGATGGGCTTCTCGTACCTGGGCGTGCCGTATTGGGCGATGCTGGTGCTCTCGCCGCTGGCGATCGGCCTGCTGGGCGTGGTGATCGAACGCACGCTACTGCGCTTCATCTACAAGCTCGATCATCTCTATGGCCTGCTGCTCACGCTGGGCGTGACGCTTGTCATCGAAGGCGTGTTCCGCGCTATTTACGGCGTGTCGGGCCTGCCGTATGACACGCCCGAATTGCTGCAGGGTGCGACCGACCTCGGCTTCATGATGCTGCCGAACTATCGCGCCTGGGTGGTGGTGGCGTCGCTGGCGGTGTGCTTCGCCACGTGGTTCATGATCGAGAAGACCAAGCTGGGCGCCTACCTGCGTGCCGGCACCGAAAACCCGAAGCTGGTCGAAGCCTTTGGTGTGAACGTGCCGCTGATGGTCACGCTCACCTACGGCTTTGGCGTGGCGCTGGCCGCGTTTGCTGGCGTACTGGCCGCGCCCGTCATCCAGATTTCGCCGCTGATGGGGCAGAGCATGATCATCACCGTGTTTGCGGTGGTGGTGATTGGCGGCATGGGGTCGATTCTCGGTTCGATCATCACCGGGCTGGGCCTGGGCGTGATCGAGGGGCTGACCAAGGTGTTTTATCCACAGGCGTCGGCGACCGTGGTGTTCGTGATCATGGTGCTGGTGCTGCTGGTGCGTCCGGCGGGCCTGTTCGGTAAAGAGAAATGA
- a CDS encoding branched-chain amino acid ABC transporter permease: protein MTNSSSLKYVLYGLLLVALIAAPLVGAYPVFVAKLLCFALFASAFNLLLGYTGLLSFGHAAFFGGAGYVAGYMMRDLHVTPELGLLAGTAAGAFIGLVVGLLAIRRQGIYFAMITLALAQMLYFFCLQVPFTGGEDGLQGVPRGKLFGVLDLSSDLTLYYVVLAIVVLAFLLIVRTIHSPFGQILKAIKENEPRATSLGYDTDRFKLLAFVLSAALTGLAGSLKTLVLGFETLTDVHWSMSGSVILMTLVGGLGILSGPLLGAALVIALENKLGDVGSFLAGATGIDGFNILGESVTTVTGAIFVICVLTFRRGIMGEIAARVPWLRR, encoded by the coding sequence ATGACCAACTCTTCTTCCCTCAAATACGTTTTGTACGGCCTGCTGCTGGTGGCGCTGATTGCCGCGCCGCTGGTCGGTGCGTATCCGGTGTTCGTCGCCAAGCTGCTGTGCTTCGCGCTGTTTGCCTCCGCATTCAACCTGCTGCTGGGCTACACGGGGCTGCTGTCGTTCGGGCACGCTGCCTTCTTTGGCGGCGCGGGCTACGTGGCCGGCTACATGATGCGCGACCTGCACGTGACGCCCGAGCTTGGCCTGCTGGCCGGCACTGCGGCGGGCGCGTTCATCGGTCTGGTCGTGGGCCTGCTGGCCATCCGCCGCCAGGGCATCTACTTTGCGATGATCACGCTGGCGCTGGCGCAAATGCTGTACTTCTTCTGCCTGCAGGTGCCGTTCACCGGTGGCGAAGACGGCCTGCAAGGCGTGCCGCGCGGCAAGCTGTTCGGCGTGCTGGACCTGTCGTCCGACCTGACGCTGTATTACGTCGTGCTCGCCATCGTGGTGCTGGCCTTCCTGCTGATCGTTCGCACGATCCACTCGCCGTTCGGGCAGATCCTCAAGGCCATCAAGGAAAACGAGCCGCGTGCCACCTCCCTCGGCTACGACACCGATCGCTTCAAGCTGCTGGCCTTCGTGCTGTCGGCGGCGCTCACGGGCCTGGCCGGCTCGCTCAAGACGCTGGTGCTTGGCTTCGAGACGCTCACCGATGTGCACTGGTCGATGTCGGGCTCGGTCATCCTGATGACGCTGGTGGGTGGCCTGGGTATCCTGTCGGGGCCGTTGCTGGGCGCGGCGCTGGTGATTGCGCTGGAAAACAAGCTCGGCGACGTCGGCAGCTTCCTGGCCGGCGCGACCGGCATCGACGGCTTCAATATCCTCGGCGAATCGGTCACCACGGTCACGGGCGCGATCTTCGTTATCTGCGTACTGACCTTCCGCCGCGGCATCATGGGCGAAATTGCGGCGCGCGTGCCTTGGTTGCGACGTTGA